In Gammaproteobacteria bacterium, a single genomic region encodes these proteins:
- the nuoN gene encoding NADH-quinone oxidoreductase subunit NuoN: MDFISPNLTPALPEIFLLGMICVVIVADLFVDDNNRIITYLLAQASLLGTAVLTVALHSPAPVVTFAGMFISDNMSDVLKVFLYLVTAVVFLYSREYLSVRGIFKGEFFVLGLFALLGMMIMTSAYNMLTIYLGLELLALSLYAMTALNRDSIAASEAAMKYFVLGAIASGMLLYGMSMIYGATGNLGLAEIGDYVRRSPADDKVLLFGMTFVVVGLAFKLGAVPFHMWIPDVYHGAPTAVTLFIGTAPKIAAFAMVMRLLADGLGGLHVEWQTMLMVLAVLSIGIGNVVAIAQRNLKRMLAYSTISHVGFLLLGILAGTRAGNSAAMFYILVYSLMTLGAFGMVILLSRAGFEADELEDFKGLNDRNPWFAFMMLIIMFSMAGVPPAVGFYAKLSVLRAVIDIGLVWLAVFAVLFSVIGAFYYLRLIKFMYFDKPDDTAPLAVNFDMRAVMSANGLLILGLGIFPGALMGLCAAVMN; the protein is encoded by the coding sequence ATGGATTTCATAAGCCCCAACCTCACGCCGGCGTTGCCCGAGATCTTCCTGCTCGGGATGATCTGTGTCGTGATCGTCGCCGACCTGTTCGTCGACGACAATAACCGCATCATCACCTACCTGCTCGCGCAGGCGAGCCTGCTGGGCACGGCCGTGCTGACCGTCGCGCTGCATTCGCCGGCCCCCGTCGTCACCTTCGCCGGCATGTTCATCAGCGACAACATGAGCGACGTGCTGAAGGTGTTCCTCTACCTGGTCACCGCGGTGGTGTTCCTCTATTCACGCGAGTACCTCAGCGTGCGCGGCATCTTCAAGGGCGAGTTCTTCGTGCTCGGGCTGTTCGCGCTGCTCGGCATGATGATCATGACGTCGGCCTACAACATGCTCACAATCTATCTCGGCCTCGAGCTGCTGGCGCTCTCGCTGTATGCCATGACCGCGTTGAACCGCGACTCGATCGCCGCCTCGGAGGCGGCGATGAAATACTTCGTGCTGGGGGCGATTGCCTCCGGCATGCTGCTCTACGGCATGTCGATGATCTACGGCGCGACCGGCAACCTGGGCCTTGCCGAGATCGGCGACTATGTGCGCCGCAGTCCGGCCGACGACAAGGTGCTGCTGTTCGGCATGACCTTCGTGGTGGTCGGGCTGGCCTTCAAGCTGGGCGCCGTGCCGTTCCACATGTGGATCCCCGACGTCTACCATGGCGCGCCGACGGCGGTCACGCTGTTCATCGGCACCGCACCCAAGATCGCGGCCTTCGCCATGGTCATGCGCCTGCTCGCCGACGGCCTGGGCGGCCTGCACGTCGAATGGCAGACCATGCTGATGGTGCTGGCGGTCCTGTCGATCGGCATCGGCAATGTGGTCGCGATCGCGCAGCGCAACCTCAAGCGCATGCTCGCCTATTCCACCATCTCCCACGTGGGGTTCCTGCTGCTCGGCATCCTGGCCGGCACGCGCGCCGGCAATTCTGCCGCCATGTTCTACATACTGGTCTATTCGCTGATGACGCTGGGCGCCTTCGGCATGGTGATCCTGCTCAGCCGGGCGGGCTTCGAGGCGGACGAGCTGGAGGATTTCAAGGGGCTCAACGACCGCAATCCCTGGTTCGCCTTCATGATGCTCATCATCATGTTCTCGATGGCGGGGGTGCCGCCGGCGGTGGGCTTCTACGCCAAGCTCTCCGTGCTGCGCGCCGTCATCGACATCGGCCTGGTGTGGCTGGCGGTGTTCGCGGTGCTGTTTTCCGTCATCGGCGCGTTCTACTACCTGCGCCTGATCAAGTTCATGTATTTCGACAAGCCGGACGACACCGCGCCGCTGGCGGTCAATTTCGACATGCGCGCGGTGATGAGCGCCAACGGCCTGCTCATCCTCGGGCTGGGGATATTCCCGGGGGCGCTGATGGGCCTGTGCGCCGCGGTGATGAATTAG
- a CDS encoding NADH-quinone oxidoreductase subunit M: MPTELPLLSLVIWLPIIGGALVLALGAGRNSDNAVRWVALLVALATFLLSIPLFTGFDRGTYHMQFEERAAWIPVFDIYYHLGVDGISMPLILLTTFFTVVVVIAGWESIEFRRAQYMASFLIMDGMMAGVFAALDAILFYVFWEGMLIPMFLIIGIWGGPRRVYAAIKFFLYTFLGSVLLLVALIYLYFQTGSFAILDFHVLRIGMTAQTLIFIAFLVAFAVKVPMWPVHTWLPDAHVEAPTGGSVILAAIMLKMGAYGLIRFSMPIAPDASAELDGFIITLSLIAVVYIALVALAQEDMKKLIAYSSISHMGFVTLGFFAVFSIFETSGSLRGAALGVEGALVQMISHGFISGALFLCVGVMYDRVHSRLISDYGGVVNTMPVFAAFMVLFALANTGLPGTSGFVGEFMVILGVFKANFWYALLAATTLILGAAYTLWMVKRVIFGKVANDKVAGLTDLNARETLVLGSLAALVLLVGVWPAPLVDVMHASVNHLLAHVSESKL, encoded by the coding sequence ATGCCGACGGAACTTCCTCTGCTGAGTCTGGTAATCTGGCTGCCGATCATCGGCGGCGCCCTCGTCCTCGCGCTCGGCGCCGGCCGAAACAGCGACAATGCCGTGCGCTGGGTCGCGCTGCTGGTCGCGCTCGCCACCTTCCTGCTGTCCATCCCGCTGTTCACGGGCTTCGACCGCGGCACCTACCACATGCAGTTCGAGGAGCGCGCGGCCTGGATCCCGGTATTCGACATCTATTACCACCTCGGCGTCGACGGCATCTCGATGCCGCTCATCCTGCTCACCACCTTCTTCACCGTGGTGGTGGTGATCGCCGGCTGGGAGTCGATCGAGTTCAGGCGCGCGCAATACATGGCCTCCTTCCTCATCATGGACGGCATGATGGCGGGCGTATTCGCCGCCCTCGATGCGATCCTGTTCTACGTGTTCTGGGAGGGGATGCTGATCCCGATGTTCCTCATCATCGGAATCTGGGGCGGGCCGCGTCGCGTCTACGCCGCCATCAAGTTCTTCCTCTACACCTTCCTCGGTTCCGTGCTGCTGCTGGTTGCGCTGATCTACCTCTATTTCCAGACCGGCAGCTTCGCGATCCTCGATTTCCACGTCCTGCGCATCGGCATGACCGCGCAGACGCTGATCTTCATCGCCTTCCTGGTCGCCTTCGCCGTCAAGGTCCCGATGTGGCCGGTGCACACCTGGCTGCCCGACGCCCACGTCGAGGCGCCGACCGGCGGCTCGGTGATCCTGGCCGCCATCATGCTGAAGATGGGTGCCTACGGCCTGATCCGCTTCTCCATGCCGATCGCGCCCGACGCGAGCGCGGAGCTCGACGGCTTCATCATCACGCTGTCCCTGATCGCGGTGGTGTACATCGCGCTGGTGGCGCTGGCGCAGGAGGACATGAAGAAGCTGATCGCCTATTCGTCGATCTCGCACATGGGTTTCGTCACGCTCGGCTTCTTCGCCGTGTTCTCCATTTTCGAGACCAGCGGCAGCCTGCGCGGCGCCGCCCTCGGCGTGGAGGGCGCGCTGGTGCAGATGATCTCGCACGGCTTCATCTCCGGCGCCCTGTTCCTCTGCGTCGGCGTCATGTACGACCGCGTCCACAGCCGCCTGATCAGCGATTACGGCGGCGTGGTCAACACCATGCCGGTGTTCGCGGCGTTCATGGTGCTGTTCGCGCTCGCCAACACCGGCCTGCCCGGCACCTCCGGTTTCGTCGGCGAGTTCATGGTCATCCTCGGCGTGTTCAAGGCGAACTTCTGGTACGCCCTGCTGGCGGCCACGACCCTGATCCTGGGCGCGGCCTACACCCTGTGGATGGTCAAGCGGGTGATCTTCGGCAAGGTCGCCAACGACAAGGTGGCGGGTCTCACGGACCTCAATGCGCGCGAGACCCTGGTGCTCGGTTCGCTCGCCGCGCTCGTGCTGCTGGTCGGCGTGTGGCCGGCGCCGCTGGTGGACGTGATGCACGCCTCGGTCAACCACCTGCTGGCGCATGTCTCGGAATCCAAACTGTGA
- the nuoL gene encoding NADH-quinone oxidoreductase subunit L, with amino-acid sequence MEKVYLAIPLAPLAGALVAGLFGRQIGRAGAHWVTILGVAASFLLSLVVFKHIVLDGNPAYNGAVYTWLVSDGIRFEVGFLVDRLTTLMIMVVTFVSLMVHIYTVGYMHDDPGYQRFFSYIALFTFSMLMLVMANNFMQLFFGWEAVGLVSYLLIGFWYQRDSAIYANLKAFLVNRVGDFGFLLGIAAILAYFNTVDYAQAFAAAPLMKDVTIEIIPGQPWSLLTVICILLFIGAMGKSAQVPLHVWLPDSMEGPTPISALIHAATMVTAGIFMVARMSPLYELSATALSVVLVIGAITAFFMGLLGIVQNDIKRVVAYSTLSQLGYMVVALGASAYAAGIFHLMTHAFFKALLFLAAGSVIIAMHHEQDIRRMGGLKKYMPVTYWTALIGSLALIGFPGTSGFFSKDAIIEAVHASHLPGAGFAYVAVLLGVFVTALYSFRMFFLVFHGEGRMDHHTRDHLHESPWVVTLPLVLLAVPSLVIGAFTIGPLLFGGWFGSAIEVDPAHDTLAHLGEHFTGAAGFVLHGLLGLPFWFAMAGLATAWFVYLKRPGIADAVQRRFALINKVLEHNYGFDQFNDFFFAGGGRRIGRLFWRAGDVTVIDGAMVNGTARGIGWIAARVRHMQSGFLYHYAFAMILGLLLLLFVFVIV; translated from the coding sequence ATGGAAAAGGTATATCTCGCCATCCCGCTCGCACCCCTCGCCGGGGCGCTCGTCGCCGGCCTGTTCGGCCGCCAGATCGGCCGCGCCGGCGCGCACTGGGTGACCATACTCGGCGTCGCGGCGTCCTTCCTGCTGTCGCTGGTCGTGTTCAAGCACATCGTGCTGGACGGCAACCCGGCCTACAACGGCGCGGTGTACACCTGGCTGGTGAGCGACGGCATCCGCTTCGAGGTCGGCTTCCTGGTCGACCGCCTGACCACCCTGATGATCATGGTGGTGACCTTCGTCTCCCTGATGGTGCACATCTACACCGTCGGCTACATGCACGACGACCCGGGTTACCAGCGCTTCTTCAGCTATATCGCGCTGTTCACCTTCTCGATGCTGATGCTGGTGATGGCCAACAACTTCATGCAGCTGTTCTTCGGCTGGGAGGCGGTGGGCCTGGTGTCCTATCTGCTGATCGGGTTCTGGTACCAGCGCGACAGCGCCATCTACGCCAACCTGAAGGCGTTCCTGGTCAACCGCGTCGGCGACTTCGGTTTCCTCCTCGGCATCGCGGCCATCCTGGCCTATTTCAATACGGTGGACTACGCCCAGGCGTTCGCCGCGGCCCCGCTGATGAAGGACGTCACGATAGAAATCATCCCCGGCCAGCCGTGGTCGCTGCTGACGGTGATCTGCATCCTGCTGTTCATCGGCGCCATGGGCAAGTCCGCCCAGGTCCCGCTGCACGTCTGGCTGCCCGACTCGATGGAGGGTCCGACGCCGATCTCGGCGCTGATCCACGCCGCGACCATGGTGACCGCCGGCATCTTCATGGTGGCGCGCATGTCGCCGCTGTACGAGCTGTCGGCGACCGCGCTCAGCGTGGTGCTGGTGATCGGCGCGATCACCGCCTTCTTCATGGGCCTGCTCGGCATCGTGCAGAACGACATCAAGCGCGTGGTCGCCTATTCGACCCTGTCCCAGCTCGGCTACATGGTGGTGGCGCTCGGCGCCTCGGCCTACGCCGCCGGCATCTTCCACCTGATGACGCACGCCTTCTTCAAGGCGCTGCTGTTCCTCGCCGCCGGCTCGGTGATCATCGCCATGCATCATGAACAGGACATCCGCCGCATGGGCGGGCTGAAGAAATACATGCCGGTCACCTACTGGACGGCGCTGATCGGCTCGCTCGCGCTGATCGGCTTCCCGGGCACCTCGGGTTTCTTCTCCAAGGACGCCATCATCGAGGCGGTGCACGCCTCGCACCTGCCGGGGGCCGGCTTCGCCTATGTCGCGGTGCTGCTCGGCGTGTTCGTCACCGCGCTGTACTCCTTCCGCATGTTCTTCCTGGTGTTTCACGGCGAAGGGCGCATGGACCACCATACGCGGGACCACCTGCATGAATCGCCCTGGGTGGTGACCTTGCCGCTGGTCTTGCTCGCCGTGCCCTCGCTCGTGATCGGCGCATTCACCATCGGGCCGCTGCTGTTCGGCGGATGGTTCGGCTCCGCCATCGAGGTCGATCCCGCGCACGACACCCTGGCCCACCTGGGCGAGCATTTCACCGGGGCGGCCGGCTTCGTCCTCCACGGCCTGCTCGGGCTGCCGTTCTGGTTCGCCATGGCCGGACTCGCCACCGCGTGGTTCGTCTATCTGAAACGCCCCGGCATCGCCGACGCCGTGCAGCGCCGCTTCGCGCTGATCAACAAGGTGCTGGAGCACAACTACGGCTTCGACCAGTTCAACGATTTCTTCTTCGCCGGCGGAGGGCGCCGCATCGGCCGCCTGTTCTGGCGCGCGGGTGACGTCACGGTAATCGACGGAGCCATGGTGAACGGGACCGCGCGCGGCATCGGCTGGATCGCGGCGCGGGTCCGGCACATGCAGAGCGGATTCCTGTATCATTACGCCTTCGCGATGATCCTCGGGCTGCTGCTCCTGCTGTTCGTATTTGTCATCGTCTGA
- the nuoK gene encoding NADH-quinone oxidoreductase subunit NuoK yields MIALSHFLILGAVLFCISMAGIFLNRKNLIILLMAIELMLLAVNMNFVAFAHYLGDTGGQVFVFFILTVAAAEAAIGLALLIVLFRNRRTINVNNLDTLKG; encoded by the coding sequence ATGATCGCCCTGTCTCATTTCCTCATCCTCGGCGCCGTGCTGTTCTGCATCAGCATGGCGGGGATATTCCTCAACCGGAAGAACCTCATCATCCTGCTGATGGCGATCGAGCTGATGCTGCTCGCGGTCAACATGAATTTCGTCGCCTTCGCGCACTATCTCGGCGACACCGGCGGCCAGGTCTTCGTGTTCTTCATCCTGACGGTGGCGGCGGCGGAGGCCGCCATCGGTCTGGCCCTGCTGATCGTGCTGTTCCGCAACCGGCGCACCATCAACGTCAACAACCTGGATACCCTCAAGGGCTGA
- a CDS encoding NADH-quinone oxidoreductase subunit J, which translates to MNIEPVLFYLFATILIAAAVTVITVRNPVHAALFLVLAFFTSAAIWLLLEAEFLAIVLVLVYVGAVMVLFLFVVMMLDINIVPLREGFIRFLPVGALVALLILAEMALVVGPEHFGLDSVAEPARHAADYSNTKELGSLLYTVYVYPFEIAAAILLVAIVATIALTMRRRPETKYQNPAEQVGVRRDDRVRIVKMASEKKPDKQSAPGGKP; encoded by the coding sequence ATGAACATAGAACCGGTACTCTTTTACCTCTTCGCGACCATCCTGATTGCCGCTGCGGTGACAGTGATCACCGTGCGCAACCCGGTGCACGCCGCGCTGTTCCTGGTGCTGGCCTTCTTCACCAGCGCCGCGATCTGGCTGCTGCTGGAGGCGGAGTTCCTCGCCATCGTGCTGGTGCTGGTCTACGTCGGCGCGGTCATGGTGCTGTTCCTGTTCGTCGTAATGATGCTGGACATCAACATCGTCCCGCTGCGCGAGGGTTTCATCCGCTTCCTGCCGGTCGGCGCGCTGGTCGCGCTGCTGATCCTGGCCGAGATGGCGCTGGTGGTGGGTCCGGAGCATTTCGGCCTGGACAGCGTCGCCGAGCCGGCCCGCCACGCCGCCGACTACAGCAACACCAAGGAGCTGGGCAGCCTGCTCTACACCGTGTACGTCTATCCGTTCGAGATCGCCGCGGCGATCCTGCTGGTGGCCATCGTCGCCACGATCGCGCTGACCATGCGCCGGCGCCCGGAGACCAAGTACCAGAACCCCGCCGAACAGGTCGGTGTGCGGCGCGACGACCGCGTGCGCATCGTCAAGATGGCTTCGGAAAAGAAGCCGGACAAGCAGTCCGCACCCGGAGGGAAGCCATGA
- the nuoI gene encoding NADH-quinone oxidoreductase subunit NuoI produces the protein MKDLQFYFKSFILWELFRGLKLTGKYLFAKKITVQYPEEKTPQSPRFRGLHALRRYPNGEERCIACKLCEAVCPALAITIEAEPREDGSRRTTRYDIDLFKCIYCGFCEEACPVDAIVETRLFEYHFEKRGENIMTKDKLLAVGDKFEGQIAADREQDARFR, from the coding sequence GTGAAAGACCTCCAGTTCTATTTCAAGAGCTTCATCCTGTGGGAACTGTTCCGCGGCCTCAAGCTGACCGGAAAATACCTGTTCGCGAAGAAGATCACCGTGCAGTACCCGGAGGAGAAGACGCCGCAGTCGCCGCGCTTCCGCGGCCTGCACGCGCTGCGCCGTTACCCCAACGGGGAGGAGCGCTGCATCGCGTGCAAGCTGTGCGAGGCGGTGTGCCCGGCGCTGGCGATCACCATCGAGGCGGAGCCGCGCGAGGACGGTTCGCGCCGCACCACGCGCTACGACATCGACCTGTTCAAATGCATCTACTGCGGCTTCTGCGAGGAGGCCTGCCCGGTGGATGCCATCGTCGAGACGCGCCTGTTTGAATACCACTTCGAGAAGCGCGGAGAGAACATCATGACCAAGGACAAGCTGCTCGCGGTCGGCGACAAATTCGAGGGGCAGATCGCCGCAGACCGGGAGCAGGACGCCCGGTTCCGCTGA
- the nuoH gene encoding NADH-quinone oxidoreductase subunit NuoH, translated as MIDTALALWTGVPPSLQSLIVIVAKIVAIVVPIMLSVAYLTLAERKVIGYIQVRIGPNRVGPRGWLQPIADGIKLAFKEIIIPTRSNRFLFVFAPLLALAPALAAWAVIPFDDGMVLADIDAGLLYVLALSSMGVYGIIIAGWASNSKYAFLGAIRSAAQMVAYEIAMGFALVGVLMAAGSLNLGEIVRSQQGSLLHWFWLPLLPLFFVYFIAGVAETNRAPFDVAEGESEIVAGFHVEYSGMTFALFFLAEYANMILISVLTALMFLGGWLSPFEGVPLLGPLFAWVPGIFWLLAKTAFFLFLFLWFRATFPRYRYDQIMRLGWKVFIPITIVWILVIGVAIMAQLGPWFD; from the coding sequence ATGATCGATACCGCGCTCGCGCTGTGGACCGGGGTGCCGCCGTCGCTGCAGTCGCTCATCGTGATCGTCGCGAAGATCGTCGCCATCGTCGTGCCGATCATGCTGTCGGTCGCCTACCTGACGCTCGCCGAGCGCAAGGTGATCGGCTACATTCAGGTGCGCATCGGCCCCAACCGCGTCGGACCCCGCGGCTGGCTGCAGCCGATCGCCGACGGCATCAAGCTCGCGTTCAAGGAAATCATCATCCCGACGCGCTCCAACCGCTTCCTGTTCGTGTTCGCGCCCTTGCTGGCGCTGGCGCCGGCGCTGGCCGCCTGGGCGGTGATCCCGTTCGACGACGGCATGGTGCTGGCCGACATCGACGCCGGATTGCTGTATGTGCTCGCGCTCAGTTCCATGGGGGTGTACGGCATCATCATCGCCGGCTGGGCCTCCAATTCGAAGTATGCCTTCCTCGGCGCGATCCGCTCCGCCGCGCAGATGGTGGCCTACGAGATCGCCATGGGCTTCGCCCTCGTCGGCGTGCTGATGGCGGCGGGCAGCCTGAACCTGGGCGAGATCGTGCGCAGCCAGCAGGGCAGCCTGCTGCACTGGTTCTGGCTGCCGCTGCTGCCGCTGTTTTTCGTCTATTTCATCGCCGGGGTCGCGGAGACCAACCGCGCGCCGTTCGACGTCGCCGAGGGCGAATCGGAGATCGTCGCGGGATTCCACGTGGAGTATTCCGGCATGACCTTCGCGCTGTTCTTCCTCGCGGAGTACGCCAACATGATCCTGATCTCCGTGCTGACCGCGCTGATGTTCCTGGGCGGCTGGCTGTCGCCCTTCGAGGGCGTGCCGCTGCTGGGGCCGCTGTTCGCCTGGGTGCCGGGCATCTTCTGGCTGCTGGCGAAGACGGCGTTCTTCCTGTTCCTGTTTCTCTGGTTTCGTGCCACGTTTCCGCGCTATCGTTACGACCAGATCATGCGGCTGGGCTGGAAGGTGTTCATCCCGATCACCATTGTGTGGATACTGGTGATCGGCGTGGCGATCATGGCGCAACTGGGTCCCTGGTTCGACTGA
- a CDS encoding NADH-quinone oxidoreductase subunit G: MTAATEPVRDPNAVSLTIDGVPLRARRGDMIIEVADAAGITIPRFCYHKKLSIAANCRMCLIEVEKVPKPLPACATPVAEGMKIFTRSPKAIEAQKGTMEFLLINHPLDCPICDQGGECELQEMSIGYGSDRSEYAEAKRVVKDKDIGPLVETEMTRCIHCTRCVRFGEEIAGLRELGATGRGENMRIGTYIEKAVSSELSGNVIDLCPVGALTSKPFRYTARAWEMQRRPSIAPHDCVGSNLTLLTRGHKVMRADPRENEAVNECWISDRDRYSYQALGGPGRLLAPMIKRDGRWEQTDWNGALAFARDRIRQVIDANGPGALGTLVAPGATLEEMYLAQRLTRGLGSHNIDHRLRQVDFRDQDFAPVYPALGQPLAALQDAGAVLLIGSNPRKEQPLVAHRLRKAALRGAAVMCVNPVAYDFNFPLAENLAAGPAGMERHLAAIANALLPLTGKAAPAELARVLDGVTIQDVHQSIARRLAASKRGTVLLGMTAFMHPAFATLHALARLIAQSAGLTLGYLTEGANTAGAWLAGAVPHREAAGARAVKPGMAAHHMFSARLKAYLLLGVEPEYDAAAPAAAVAALKAAECVVMLSAFKGGAMLEYADVLLPVTPFSETSGTFVNIEGRWQSFAAAVAPAGEARPGWKVLRVMGNLFELAGFDYMSSEDVREELRLQVGDPAPANPPAEWFSPPPADVDPILTRVGHVPIYAVDPIVRRADALQQTADARGLAAASLCAATAARLGLTAGARTRFRQDNGEAELPVVIDERVPEGCVLIPAALPETAALGAVFGSLALAAAGRG, encoded by the coding sequence ATGACGGCGGCGACGGAACCGGTGCGGGACCCGAACGCGGTCAGCCTCACGATCGACGGCGTGCCGCTGAGGGCGCGCCGCGGCGACATGATCATCGAGGTGGCGGACGCCGCAGGCATCACCATCCCGCGTTTCTGCTACCACAAGAAGCTGTCCATCGCGGCCAACTGCCGCATGTGCCTCATCGAGGTGGAGAAGGTTCCCAAGCCGCTGCCCGCCTGCGCCACGCCGGTGGCGGAGGGCATGAAGATCTTCACCCGCTCGCCCAAGGCGATCGAGGCGCAGAAGGGCACCATGGAGTTCCTCCTCATCAACCACCCGCTCGACTGCCCGATCTGTGACCAGGGCGGCGAGTGCGAGCTGCAGGAGATGTCGATCGGCTACGGCTCCGACCGGTCCGAATACGCCGAGGCCAAGCGCGTGGTCAAGGACAAGGACATCGGACCGCTGGTCGAGACCGAGATGACGCGCTGCATCCACTGCACGCGCTGCGTGCGCTTCGGCGAGGAGATCGCCGGGCTGCGCGAACTCGGCGCCACCGGACGCGGCGAGAACATGCGTATCGGCACCTATATCGAAAAGGCGGTCAGCTCCGAGCTGTCCGGCAACGTGATCGACCTGTGCCCGGTCGGCGCGCTGACCTCGAAGCCGTTCCGCTACACCGCGCGCGCCTGGGAGATGCAGCGCCGGCCGTCGATCGCGCCGCACGACTGCGTCGGCTCGAACCTGACGCTGCTGACGCGCGGCCACAAGGTCATGCGCGCGGATCCGCGCGAGAACGAGGCGGTCAACGAATGCTGGATCTCCGACCGCGACCGCTACAGCTACCAGGCCCTGGGCGGCCCCGGGCGCCTGCTCGCGCCGATGATCAAGCGCGACGGCCGCTGGGAACAGACCGACTGGAACGGCGCGCTGGCGTTTGCGCGCGACCGGATCCGGCAGGTCATCGACGCGAACGGGCCGGGCGCACTCGGCACTCTGGTCGCGCCGGGCGCGACGCTGGAGGAGATGTACCTCGCGCAACGCCTCACGCGCGGCCTCGGCAGCCACAACATCGACCACCGCCTGCGCCAGGTCGACTTCCGCGACCAGGATTTCGCGCCCGTGTACCCCGCGCTGGGGCAGCCGCTGGCCGCCCTGCAGGATGCCGGCGCCGTCCTGCTGATCGGCTCAAACCCGCGCAAGGAGCAGCCGCTGGTCGCGCACCGTTTGCGCAAGGCGGCGCTGCGCGGGGCGGCGGTGATGTGCGTCAATCCGGTTGCCTACGACTTCAACTTCCCGCTGGCGGAGAATCTCGCCGCCGGCCCGGCCGGCATGGAGCGCCATCTGGCCGCCATCGCCAACGCGCTGCTCCCTCTGACCGGCAAGGCGGCGCCGGCGGAACTCGCCCGCGTGCTGGACGGGGTCACGATTCAGGATGTCCACCAGTCCATCGCCAGGCGGCTGGCAGCGTCGAAACGCGGCACCGTACTGCTCGGCATGACGGCCTTCATGCATCCGGCCTTCGCCACCCTGCACGCGCTCGCCCGCCTGATCGCGCAGAGCGCCGGCCTGACCCTGGGCTATCTCACGGAGGGCGCCAACACCGCGGGGGCCTGGCTCGCCGGTGCGGTGCCGCACCGCGAGGCCGCGGGCGCACGCGCGGTGAAACCGGGCATGGCGGCGCACCACATGTTCTCCGCCCGCCTGAAGGCCTACCTGCTGCTGGGTGTGGAACCCGAATACGACGCGGCCGCGCCCGCCGCCGCAGTGGCGGCGCTCAAGGCGGCCGAGTGCGTGGTCATGCTGAGCGCCTTCAAGGGCGGCGCGATGCTGGAATACGCCGACGTGCTGCTGCCGGTCACGCCGTTCAGCGAGACCTCCGGAACGTTCGTCAACATCGAGGGGCGCTGGCAGAGCTTCGCCGCCGCCGTGGCGCCGGCGGGCGAGGCGCGGCCCGGCTGGAAGGTCCTGCGCGTGATGGGCAATCTGTTCGAACTCGCCGGTTTCGACTACATGTCGTCGGAGGACGTGCGCGAGGAACTGCGGCTCCAGGTCGGCGATCCGGCGCCGGCGAACCCGCCGGCAGAGTGGTTTTCCCCTCCGCCCGCGGACGTCGATCCGATACTGACGCGGGTCGGCCACGTGCCGATCTACGCGGTCGATCCCATCGTGCGGCGCGCAGACGCGCTGCAGCAGACCGCGGATGCGCGCGGCCTCGCCGCCGCGTCGCTGTGCGCGGCGACTGCGGCGCGGCTCGGCCTCACGGCCGGCGCGCGCACGCGGTTCCGCCAGGACAATGGCGAGGCGGAACTTCCGGTGGTGATCGACGAACGGGTGCCGGAGGGCTGCGTGCTGATCCCGGCCGCCCTGCCGGAGACCGCCGCGCTCGGCGCGGTGTTCGGATCGCTCGCGCTGGCCGCGGCGGGGCGGGGGTAG